In a single window of the Carassius carassius chromosome 26, fCarCar2.1, whole genome shotgun sequence genome:
- the LOC132105411 gene encoding uncharacterized protein LOC132105411: MAVLSAKPKCRATTEGVRSTLYKGLTGDLPDLSVLQVTEVYKDFSKAEAPMICSMGISCEIPLVDSTLGKVQAGSPLSYQQPAIAKRNLSFHATPPQPSVPLQNYRLQPSSCMFVCTEPQQLHLRSLEVTLDMAHQYECATRDQSLCTEWHQLRRHRLTASQFREICQVKEKTEEGLANRILQGTRQTAAMKRGLELEADAICDYCRIKRVNHFPCGLVIHPDAPWLGASPDGIIFDPSEPCLFGLIEMKCPNVKSYVDCPYLKMESGKLELKKTMLTTGKYRGRC, encoded by the exons ATGGCTGTGCTGTCTGCTAAACCAAAGTGTAGAGCAACAACTGAGGGTGTAAG GAGCACACTCTACAAAGGCCTGACTGGAGATTTGCCTGATCTGTCTGTCCTTCAG GTGACAGAGGTTTATAAAGATTTCTCTAAAGCTGAGGCACCGATGATCTGCAGCATGGGCATCAGCTGTGAGATTCCCCTGGTCGATTCTACCCTGGGCAAGGTTCAAGCTGGTAGTCCCTTGTCCTACCAACAACCTGCAATAGCAAAGCGAAACCTGTCCTTCCATGCTACCCCACCACAGCCATCTGTGCCTCTTCAGAATTACCGCCTACAGCCATCCAGTTGCATGTTTGTCTGCACTGAACCACAACAGCTTCACCTTAGGAGTCTGGAGGTCACCTTGGACATGGCACACCAATATGAATGTGCTACTAGAGACCAAAGTTTGTGTACTGAATGGCATCAGCTAAGGAGGCATAGACTGACTGCCTCACAATTCAGAGAGAtctgccaggttaaagagaagaCAGAAGAAGGTCTAGCTAACCGGATACTGCAAGGGACCCGTCAGACAGCGGCTATGAAGAGGGGGCTCGAATTAGAGGCAGACGCTATCTGTGATTATTGTCGAATAAAAAGGGTCAACCACTTCCCCTGTGGTTTGGTCATTCACCCTGACGCTCCTTGGCTGGGGGCATCTCCAGACGGGATAATCTTTGACCCTTCAGAGCCATGTCTGTTTGGGCTGATTGAGATGAAATGCCCGAATGTTAAAAGCTACGTTGACTGCCCATATCTGAAAATGGAGTCAGGCAAATTAGAGCTAAAAAAAACCATGCTTACTACTGGCAAATACAGGGGCAGATGCTAA
- the LOC132106331 gene encoding uncharacterized protein LOC132106331, whose amino-acid sequence MSAAAVLRKKRYNVRDTSKFLKTVGGSKEHCCVPLCSASSRYNTHLSFHCFPKDTNLRAQWLQKIRRARFSVTTHTKVCSRHFHENEIHTTAKGRRVLAVGSVPSLFEWNNYTTASRAGVWERRSRPPSPEPDSPGPDEDIEQPVIVPMVVDHDYGASRTVCVDREWYENALMEIEALREQLQTFHLHHSFGLKRFASSPEDIKFYTRFPSYEHLMAFWNLIEAPTAKIVRVTRAKNTYATTTTIESPSTRPTKLLPINEFFLFLTYLSTGCTQRELGHRFNIHRATVSRIIVTWANFLYSLLGSVCIWMSPAAVKASLPPDFNGSYSDTQVVLDCTELRCQTPSSLFLQSEVFSNYKSHCTFKAMVGMSPHGALTFVSALFEGSMSDREVFRLSGITSLLTPDMAIMVDKGFLVDDLVPGPVHRPAFLSKRAQMSEVDVLKTQSIARLRVHIERLIRRVKENKLFDTTIPLSIAGSINQIFTVACLLSNYQNGPLVKKWRL is encoded by the exons ATGAGTGCTGCTGCTGTTTTACGAAAAAAGAGATATAATGTGCGTGACACATCTAAGTTTCTAAAAACTGTGGGTGGATCTAAGGAGCACTGCTGTGTGCCACTTTGCTCTGCTTCAAGTCGATATAACACCCATTTGAGCTTCCACTGCTTCCCGAAGGACACCAACCTTCGGGCGCAGTGGCTGCAGAAAATAAGGAGGGCGCGATTTTCGGTGACCACCCATACTAAGGTATGCAGCCGACATTTCCACGAGAATGAAATTCACACTACTGCTAAGGGTAGACGGGTTTTAGCAGTAGGTTCAGTTCCATCATTATTCGAGTGGAATAACTACACTACGGCTTCACGGGCCGGTGTTTGGGAGCGCCGATCTCGACCACCAAGTCCAGAACCTGACTCGCCGGGGCCTGATGAAGACATCGAGCAACCCGTCATAGTCCCGATGGTCGTGGACCATGACTACGGGGCCAGTCGTACTGTATGTGTGGACCGGGAGTGGTATGAAAATGCGTTGATGGAAATCGAGGCGCTGAGAGAGCAGCTCCAAACATTTCATCTTCATCACTCCTTTGGACTTAAACGGTTTGCCTCGTCGCCTGAAGACATCAAATTTTACACCAG ATTCCCCTCATACGAGCATCTGATGGCTTTCTGGAACCTGATCGAGGCACCAACAGCAAAAATCGTTAGGGTCACCAGGGCAAAGAATACCTATGCTACTACCACAACAATTGAAAGCCCTTCAACAAGACCAACT AAACTGCTGCCGATCAATgagttcttcctcttcctcacatACCTGTCCACTGGCTGTACTCAGAGAGAGTTGGGTCATAGATTCAACATCCACAGAGCAACAGTCAGCCGGATCATTGTGACCTGGGCCAACTTCCTCTACAGCTTACTGGGCTCGGTCTGTATATGGATGTCCCCTGCAGCTGTGAAGGCCAGTCTTCCACCCGACTTCAATGGCAGCTACAGCGACACACAAGTAGTGCTTGATTGTACAGAGCTACGGTGTCAAACACCTTCTTCCCTTTTCCTTCAGAGTGAAGTTTTTTCAAACTACAAGTCCCACTGCACCTTTAAGGCTATGGTGGGCATGTCCCCTCATGGAGCACTGACTTTTGTGTCAGCACTCTTTGAGGGTTCCATGAGCGACAGGGAGGTGTTTCGTCTGTCAGGGATTACATCACTCTTAACACCTGACATGGCCATAATGGTGGACAAGGGATTCTTGGTGGATGACCTTGTACCTGGGCCTGTTCATCGTCCTGCCTTCCTCTCCAAGAGGGCCCAAATGTCAGAGGTGGATGTTCTGAAGACGCAGTCCATTGCCCGTTTGAGGGTGCACATTGAAAGGTTAATCAGAAGAGTAAAAGAGAATAAACTGTTTGATACCACTATCCCTCTCTCCATTGCCGGGAGCATAAACCAAATCTTCACCGTCGCCTGTCTCCTCTCAAACTACCAGAATGGACCTCTGGTCAAGAAATGGAGATTATGA